A region from the Nocardioides coralli genome encodes:
- a CDS encoding acyl-CoA dehydrogenase family protein, with protein MRRLCETEGLTDVQEEILKTIRQFVEDKILPVATELEHRDEYPTEIVEELKELGVFGLMIPEEYGGLGESLLTYALAVEEIARGWMSVSGIINTHFIVAYMLLQHGTEEQKQKYLPRMATGEVRGAFSMSEPGCGSDVSAIKTKAKQTGDGAYEITGQKMWLTNGGSSNLVAVLVKTDEGADSVYRNMTTFLVEKDEGFGETAQGVTIPGKIEKMGYKGVDTTEMVFEGHRIDADQVLGGKPGQGFYQMMDGVEVGRVNVAARGCGVANRAFELGIAYAQQRETFGKKIADHQAVMFRLAEMATKVEAAHAMMVKAARMKDRGERNDLEAGMAKYLASEYCAEVVEDSFRIHGGYGFSKEYEIERLYREAPMLLIGEGTADIQRMIIGRRLLETYKLR; from the coding sequence ATGCGCCGACTCTGCGAGACCGAGGGACTGACCGACGTCCAGGAGGAGATCCTCAAGACGATCCGGCAGTTCGTGGAGGACAAGATCCTCCCCGTCGCGACGGAGCTCGAGCACCGCGACGAGTACCCCACCGAGATCGTGGAGGAGCTCAAGGAGCTGGGTGTCTTCGGACTGATGATCCCCGAGGAGTACGGCGGGCTCGGTGAGTCGCTGCTCACCTACGCGCTCGCGGTCGAGGAGATCGCCCGTGGCTGGATGAGCGTCAGCGGCATCATCAACACCCACTTCATCGTCGCCTACATGCTGCTCCAGCACGGCACGGAGGAGCAGAAGCAGAAGTACCTGCCCCGCATGGCGACCGGCGAGGTCCGGGGCGCCTTCTCCATGTCCGAGCCGGGCTGCGGCTCCGACGTCTCCGCGATCAAGACCAAGGCCAAGCAGACCGGGGACGGTGCCTACGAGATCACCGGTCAGAAGATGTGGCTGACCAACGGCGGCTCCTCCAACCTGGTGGCCGTGCTCGTCAAGACCGACGAGGGCGCCGACTCCGTCTACCGCAACATGACGACCTTCCTCGTGGAGAAGGACGAGGGCTTCGGGGAGACCGCGCAGGGGGTCACGATCCCCGGCAAGATCGAGAAGATGGGCTACAAGGGTGTCGACACCACCGAGATGGTCTTCGAGGGCCACCGGATCGACGCCGACCAGGTCCTCGGCGGCAAGCCGGGCCAGGGCTTCTACCAGATGATGGACGGCGTGGAGGTGGGCCGCGTCAACGTGGCAGCCCGCGGCTGCGGCGTCGCCAACCGGGCCTTCGAGCTCGGCATCGCCTACGCACAGCAGCGTGAGACGTTCGGCAAGAAGATCGCCGACCACCAGGCCGTGATGTTCCGGCTCGCCGAGATGGCCACCAAGGTCGAGGCCGCCCACGCGATGATGGTGAAGGCCGCCCGGATGAAGGACCGGGGCGAGCGCAACGACCTCGAGGCCGGGATGGCCAAGTACCTCGCGTCCGAGTACTGCGCCGAGGTCGTCGAGGACTCCTTCCGGATCCACGGCGGCTACGGCTTCTCCAAGGAGTACGAGATCGAGCGCCTCTACCGCGAGGCGCCGATGCTGCTCATCGGCGAGGGGACGGCCGACATCCAGCGGATGATCATCGGCCGTCGGCTGCTGGAGACCTACAAGCTGCGCTGA
- a CDS encoding alpha/beta fold hydrolase encodes MTDGWGRVERPDAEIWYHDTAGDLPVIVLLHGLAGYALEWGAVIAGLCEDFRVVSVEQRGHGSSTRRPADVSRTAYVADVVAVLDDLGVGAVPVVGHSLGGHTAMLLAAHHPDRVSDLVLVESGLGGGGEADLAGVAGWLRGWPVPFEDREEFLAFFGGGRSVAEGWADGLAERHDGLWPQWDPDTLVAALAPVALHEHLEEWSAVHAPTLLVRGEHGSVPERQVESMCALRPDTALAVIAGAGHDVHLEAAEALLPVLRRFLALRRG; translated from the coding sequence ATGACGGACGGCTGGGGCCGGGTCGAGCGGCCCGACGCCGAGATCTGGTACCACGACACGGCCGGCGACCTCCCCGTCATCGTCCTGCTGCACGGCCTCGCCGGCTACGCGCTCGAGTGGGGGGCGGTGATCGCCGGGCTGTGCGAGGACTTCCGGGTGGTGTCGGTCGAGCAGCGGGGCCACGGCAGCAGCACCCGTCGGCCGGCCGACGTCTCCCGCACGGCGTACGTCGCCGACGTGGTCGCCGTGCTCGACGACCTGGGAGTCGGGGCGGTGCCGGTCGTGGGCCACTCGCTGGGTGGCCACACCGCGATGCTGCTCGCCGCGCACCACCCCGACCGGGTGAGCGACCTCGTTCTGGTGGAGAGCGGGCTCGGAGGTGGCGGCGAGGCCGACCTGGCGGGTGTCGCCGGCTGGTTGCGCGGCTGGCCCGTGCCGTTCGAGGACCGCGAGGAGTTCCTCGCGTTCTTCGGCGGCGGCCGCAGCGTGGCCGAGGGCTGGGCCGACGGGCTGGCGGAGCGCCATGACGGTCTGTGGCCCCAGTGGGACCCCGACACCCTGGTCGCGGCCCTCGCTCCCGTCGCGCTCCACGAGCACCTCGAGGAGTGGTCGGCCGTCCACGCCCCCACGCTGCTGGTCCGGGGCGAGCACGGCTCGGTGCCGGAGCGGCAGGTGGAGAGCATGTGTGCCCTGCGTCCTGACACCGCGCTCGCCGTCATCGCCGGCGCCGGGCACGACGTCCACCTCGAGGCCGCGGAGGCGCTGCTGCCGGTGCTGCGGCGGTTCCTGGCCCTGCGGCGCGGCTGA
- a CDS encoding glycosyltransferase family 4 protein, with product MAQRVHLHVGTPKSGTTYLQAALWANRTELAARGLLYPGRRPFDQNRASMDGRQGRLDPDHSPAPRVWPRIRSEVAAYDGSAVLSNEWWVAASEEHARAAVDSLGGPDRVHVVVSTRSLVRLVPAAWQESLKVGRGHALGDFVRGLDDPGNKWSWDVVDPARVAGAWARVVGPDHVRVVTVPEAPTTGDLLWQRFAASVDVDVAGLEVPARTANESLSVQAARLLQDYGPALREEVDALTTGTASWRARARWLRNTVVRRALVDVPGDPIGVDDALLTELRDRGEASVSRLRDLGCQVVGDLSDLLDGTNRSGSRHPDDVSAAELVEAGRVLAVGLLRDRIEAGDSAARTDDPDGPGDPDDTGDTEEAAPDPAEGTLRRFTFLVPSAYAPGGIARVVSTVANELVRRGCEVSVITLVRPTAEPYFHFDPAVRLLPLQDRYDPARPHRQRPRARNDRHADERVRQLDSQPSALADGARKTFTAYVDLLLQECLESMPPGVFVSTRPEFAVAASRWAAPGSVLLHQEHLSFVPRPVHLREALRDTVLGRDGTRALDAFLTLTDADLERWVEFLGPTAVRTDVIPNPIPFTIGEPAPLTSKVVVAAGRLTMQKGFERLISAWAPLVGTHPDWRLDIYGEGGLHDDLAAQIADLGLGDRVRLAGVTPEFEARLAEASIYAMSSRFEGLPMVLLEACSKGVPPVSFDCPEGPRQLIEDGVNGLLVPEGDIPALTDGLRRLMDDAALRRRLGAGALETARNYQVEAVADRWLELVDEVAPRPAVT from the coding sequence TTGGCACAGCGCGTCCACCTGCACGTCGGCACCCCGAAGTCCGGGACCACCTACCTGCAGGCAGCACTGTGGGCCAACCGCACCGAGCTGGCGGCTCGCGGCCTCCTCTACCCGGGACGCCGCCCCTTCGACCAGAACCGCGCCTCCATGGACGGCCGGCAGGGACGGCTGGACCCCGACCACTCCCCTGCGCCCCGGGTGTGGCCGCGGATCCGCTCCGAGGTCGCGGCGTACGACGGCAGCGCGGTGCTGAGCAACGAGTGGTGGGTCGCGGCGTCCGAGGAGCACGCGCGGGCCGCGGTCGACAGCCTCGGCGGACCGGACCGGGTGCACGTGGTCGTGTCGACGCGCAGCCTGGTCCGCCTGGTGCCGGCCGCGTGGCAGGAGTCCCTGAAGGTCGGCCGGGGCCATGCCCTCGGCGACTTCGTCCGCGGACTCGACGACCCGGGCAACAAGTGGAGCTGGGACGTCGTCGACCCGGCCCGCGTGGCCGGGGCCTGGGCCCGCGTGGTCGGGCCGGACCACGTCAGGGTGGTGACTGTGCCCGAGGCACCGACGACGGGCGACCTGCTGTGGCAGCGGTTCGCGGCGAGCGTCGACGTCGACGTCGCCGGCCTCGAGGTGCCCGCGCGCACCGCCAACGAGTCGCTCTCGGTGCAGGCCGCCCGCCTGCTGCAGGACTACGGCCCGGCGCTGCGCGAGGAGGTCGACGCGCTGACCACCGGCACCGCGTCGTGGCGGGCCCGGGCCCGCTGGCTGCGCAACACGGTCGTGCGCAGGGCACTCGTGGACGTCCCGGGTGACCCCATCGGAGTGGACGACGCCCTGCTGACGGAGCTGCGTGACCGGGGCGAGGCCTCGGTGTCACGGTTGCGCGACCTCGGGTGTCAGGTGGTCGGCGACCTGTCCGACCTGCTGGACGGCACCAACCGCTCCGGCAGCCGCCACCCCGACGACGTCTCCGCGGCCGAGCTGGTGGAGGCCGGCAGGGTCCTGGCCGTGGGGTTGCTCCGCGACCGGATCGAGGCAGGCGACAGCGCCGCCCGGACCGACGACCCGGACGGCCCCGGGGACCCTGACGACACCGGGGACACCGAGGAGGCCGCGCCGGACCCCGCCGAGGGCACCCTGCGCCGCTTCACCTTCCTGGTCCCCTCCGCCTACGCCCCGGGCGGGATCGCCCGCGTCGTGTCGACCGTGGCCAACGAGCTGGTCCGTCGCGGCTGCGAGGTCTCCGTCATCACCCTCGTCCGGCCGACCGCCGAGCCCTACTTCCACTTCGACCCGGCGGTGCGACTGCTGCCGCTCCAGGACCGCTACGACCCCGCCCGCCCCCACCGGCAACGCCCCCGGGCCCGCAACGACCGGCACGCCGACGAGCGGGTCCGGCAGCTCGACAGCCAGCCGTCGGCCCTGGCCGACGGGGCCCGCAAGACCTTCACGGCCTACGTCGACCTGCTGCTCCAGGAGTGCCTCGAGTCGATGCCGCCCGGCGTCTTCGTGTCCACCCGGCCCGAGTTCGCCGTGGCGGCCTCCCGGTGGGCCGCCCCCGGCTCGGTCCTGCTGCACCAGGAGCACCTGTCCTTCGTGCCGCGGCCGGTCCACCTGCGCGAGGCGCTGCGGGACACGGTGCTCGGCCGCGACGGCACGCGCGCCCTCGACGCGTTCCTCACCCTCACCGACGCCGACCTCGAGCGGTGGGTCGAGTTCCTCGGCCCGACCGCCGTGCGCACCGACGTCATCCCCAACCCGATCCCCTTCACCATCGGCGAGCCGGCCCCGCTCACCAGCAAGGTGGTCGTCGCTGCCGGCCGGCTGACGATGCAGAAGGGGTTCGAGCGCCTGATCAGCGCCTGGGCCCCGCTCGTCGGCACCCATCCCGACTGGCGTCTGGACATCTACGGCGAGGGCGGCCTGCACGACGACCTGGCCGCCCAGATCGCCGACCTCGGCCTGGGGGACCGGGTGCGGTTGGCCGGTGTGACGCCCGAGTTCGAGGCTCGGCTGGCCGAGGCGTCCATCTACGCCATGTCCTCACGCTTCGAGGGGCTGCCCATGGTGCTGCTCGAGGCGTGCAGCAAGGGTGTGCCGCCGGTGTCCTTCGACTGCCCCGAGGGCCCGCGTCAGCTGATCGAGGACGGGGTCAACGGGCTGCTGGTCCCCGAGGGCGACATCCCTGCCCTCACCGACGGGCTGCGCAGGCTCATGGACGACGCAGCCCTGCGACGCCGACTCGGAGCCGGTGCCCTCGAGACCGCCCGCAACTACCAGGTGGAGGCCGTCGCGGACCGGTGGCTGGAGCTGGTCGACGAGGTCGCGCCCCGGCCGGCCGTGACCTGA
- a CDS encoding sulfotransferase family 2 domain-containing protein has protein sequence MAAPADGEAAPGLDPTVFRSRPGRPMTLAPEAKELLARLGGHRDRAGALSARPYNIAISQTHRFVWFRNAKVGTRTILTYLLEQHDDTELLVASAIPYPVHAFADWFKFALVRHPLDRFISSWQDKVHRQNHFRFDPPTRERMQTIENFAAWVAEQDLGSADTDRHIRLQTRMVDLTHLDYLGRMETFDADFAHVCRVVGLPERVPERRNQSTPRGVTRENASAELRSIIEEQYRIDYQVFGY, from the coding sequence ATGGCAGCACCAGCCGACGGCGAGGCCGCGCCCGGCCTCGACCCCACGGTCTTCCGCTCCCGCCCGGGCCGTCCGATGACCCTGGCCCCCGAGGCCAAGGAGCTCCTGGCCCGGCTCGGTGGCCACCGCGACCGCGCGGGTGCGCTCTCGGCGCGGCCCTACAACATCGCCATCAGCCAGACCCACCGGTTCGTGTGGTTCCGCAACGCCAAGGTGGGCACCAGGACGATCCTCACCTACCTCCTCGAGCAGCACGACGACACCGAGCTGCTGGTCGCCTCCGCGATCCCCTACCCGGTGCACGCCTTCGCCGACTGGTTCAAGTTCGCGCTGGTCCGCCACCCGCTCGACCGGTTCATCTCCTCGTGGCAGGACAAGGTCCACCGGCAGAACCACTTCCGGTTCGACCCGCCCACCCGCGAGCGGATGCAGACCATCGAGAACTTCGCTGCCTGGGTGGCCGAGCAGGACCTCGGGTCCGCGGACACCGACCGGCACATCCGGCTGCAGACCCGGATGGTCGACCTCACCCACCTCGACTACCTGGGTCGGATGGAGACCTTCGACGCCGACTTCGCCCACGTCTGCCGCGTCGTCGGCCTGCCCGAGCGGGTCCCCGAGCGGCGCAACCAGTCGACACCGCGGGGCGTCACGCGGGAGAACGCCTCGGCCGAGCTCCGCTCGATCATCGAGGAGCAGTACCGCATCGACTACCAGGTCTTCGGCTACTGA
- a CDS encoding sulfotransferase family protein, producing the protein MTPTDGSAPPPRVVVVAGSGRSGTSTIAGVLKLVGLRIPPPEIPGNRTNPRGFFEPRWAVDLQTRLLRRASVVLTDSRPAAFADAAEVAGGDDVHGEVTGWLAEHTADGQDLVVKDPRSSWFLPMWARAAEAAGAEPAFLTMLRHPAEVVGSKDKYYKGLNAGETMRHAQTTRVASWLNVALFTEDGTREARRTFVLYNDLLDDWRAVVDRVVAELDLRSAEVSPEAAAEVDDFVDPDLRRVRTSWSDIDCPDEVREMAQEVWDLLVVLARSGGHDAAAQARLDEIRARYVTLYTDAEALAQSSAEHARRAGHRQGRRKALREQERKEPTAPRSAGGVAGLVSRLRGRSRR; encoded by the coding sequence ATGACCCCCACCGACGGTTCCGCACCCCCGCCGCGCGTGGTGGTGGTGGCCGGCTCCGGGCGCAGCGGCACCAGCACGATCGCGGGCGTCCTCAAGCTGGTCGGGTTGCGGATACCGCCGCCGGAGATCCCCGGCAACCGCACCAACCCGCGCGGGTTCTTCGAGCCGCGCTGGGCTGTCGACCTGCAGACCCGGCTGCTCCGACGGGCCTCGGTGGTGCTCACCGACTCCAGACCGGCGGCCTTCGCCGACGCGGCGGAGGTGGCCGGCGGTGACGACGTCCACGGTGAGGTGACGGGGTGGCTCGCCGAGCACACCGCCGACGGCCAGGACCTCGTGGTGAAGGACCCCCGCTCCAGCTGGTTCCTGCCCATGTGGGCGCGGGCCGCGGAGGCCGCCGGAGCCGAACCGGCGTTCCTGACCATGCTGCGCCACCCGGCCGAGGTGGTCGGCAGCAAGGACAAGTACTACAAGGGGCTGAACGCCGGCGAGACCATGCGGCACGCCCAGACCACCCGGGTCGCGAGCTGGCTCAACGTCGCCCTCTTCACCGAGGACGGGACCCGCGAGGCCCGTCGGACCTTCGTCCTCTACAACGACCTCCTCGACGACTGGCGGGCCGTCGTGGACCGGGTCGTCGCCGAGCTCGACCTCCGGTCGGCCGAGGTCAGCCCCGAGGCGGCCGCCGAGGTGGACGACTTCGTCGACCCCGACCTGCGCCGTGTCCGCACGTCCTGGTCCGACATCGACTGCCCCGACGAGGTGCGCGAGATGGCGCAGGAGGTCTGGGACCTGCTGGTCGTCCTCGCCCGCAGCGGCGGCCACGACGCAGCCGCACAGGCACGGCTCGACGAGATCCGCGCCCGCTACGTGACGCTCTACACCGATGCCGAGGCGCTCGCCCAGTCCTCCGCCGAGCACGCACGCCGCGCCGGCCACCGACAGGGCCGGCGCAAGGCGCTGCGGGAGCAGGAGCGGAAGGAGCCGACGGCGCCCCGGTCCGCGGGCGGGGTGGCCGGGCTGGTGTCGCGGCTGCGCGGACGCAGCCGCCGGTAG
- a CDS encoding ParA family protein, translated as MTTTLAVANQKGGVAKTTSVASIGAALAELDQRVLLVDLDPQACLTFSLGIDPEDLEVSVHHVLTKGLSPAEVVIETEDGVDLLPATIELARAEADLLTRTGREHVVRAALELLDDEDLDYDWVLLDCPPSLGVLTVAALTAAQGVVIPLQCETLSHRGVGQLLDTVHDVRRFTNRKLAVWGVLPTLYDGRTNHARAVLETIAETYELDVVEPPIPKTIKFAEAPAAGRSILATSRSSKGAQAYREVAANLLARVQG; from the coding sequence ATGACCACCACCCTTGCCGTCGCCAACCAGAAGGGCGGCGTCGCCAAGACCACCTCCGTCGCCTCCATCGGGGCGGCGCTCGCCGAGCTCGACCAGCGGGTGCTGCTGGTCGATCTGGACCCACAGGCGTGCCTGACGTTCTCGCTGGGCATCGACCCCGAGGACCTCGAGGTCTCGGTCCACCACGTCCTCACCAAGGGGCTCTCGCCCGCCGAGGTCGTCATCGAGACCGAGGACGGCGTCGACCTGCTCCCGGCGACCATCGAGCTGGCCCGGGCGGAGGCCGACCTGCTGACCCGGACCGGGCGCGAGCACGTCGTCCGCGCCGCGCTGGAGCTGCTCGACGACGAGGACCTCGACTACGACTGGGTGCTCCTCGACTGCCCGCCGTCGCTGGGGGTGCTCACCGTCGCCGCGCTCACCGCCGCTCAGGGCGTCGTGATCCCGCTGCAGTGCGAGACCCTCTCCCACCGGGGCGTCGGCCAGCTGCTCGACACCGTCCACGACGTCCGTCGCTTCACCAACCGGAAGCTGGCGGTGTGGGGTGTGCTCCCCACGCTCTACGACGGCCGCACCAACCACGCCCGCGCGGTCCTGGAGACGATCGCCGAGACCTACGAGCTCGACGTGGTCGAGCCGCCCATCCCCAAGACCATCAAGTTCGCGGAGGCGCCCGCGGCGGGGCGCTCGATCCTGGCCACGAGCCGCAGCAGCAAGGGGGCCCAGGCCTACCGCGAGGTGGCGGCCAACCTGCTGGCACGGGTCCAGGGCTGA
- a CDS encoding L,D-transpeptidase produces the protein MGARRREVRPRYGRLTALASSVGITSVALLGGIGVLPSAAEPAADTPALSPAAAPAPAPRTTSARPVPSEVSVAAPLPRTTPRDLLPADSGEGRRVVFSEGQQRVWLVNREGRVRRTYLVSGSIHDNLDPGTYQVYSRSMTAIGIDDSGTMRYFVRFARGDTGAAIGFHDIPVDDGRPLQGVEELGTPTSHGCIRQQRKHARLMWDFAPLGTTVVVTA, from the coding sequence GTGGGGGCACGTCGGCGCGAGGTGCGACCCCGCTACGGGCGGCTGACGGCGCTGGCCTCCTCGGTCGGCATCACGAGCGTGGCCCTGCTCGGTGGGATCGGCGTGCTGCCCTCGGCCGCCGAACCCGCCGCCGACACTCCGGCGCTCTCGCCGGCAGCCGCTCCGGCACCCGCTCCGAGGACGACGTCGGCCCGGCCGGTGCCGTCCGAGGTCTCGGTGGCCGCGCCGCTGCCCCGTACGACGCCGCGGGACCTGCTGCCGGCCGACTCGGGCGAGGGCCGGCGGGTGGTGTTCAGCGAGGGCCAGCAGCGGGTCTGGCTCGTCAACCGCGAGGGGCGCGTGCGCCGCACGTACCTGGTCTCGGGCAGCATCCACGACAACCTCGATCCCGGTACCTACCAGGTCTACTCGCGGTCGATGACGGCGATCGGGATCGACGACTCCGGCACGATGCGCTACTTCGTCCGGTTCGCCCGCGGCGACACCGGGGCCGCCATCGGCTTCCACGACATCCCGGTCGACGACGGCAGGCCCCTGCAGGGGGTGGAGGAGCTCGGCACCCCCACGTCCCACGGCTGCATCCGGCAGCAGCGCAAGCACGCGCGCCTGATGTGGGACTTCGCCCCGCTCGGCACGACCGTGGTCGTCACCGCCTGA
- a CDS encoding SDR family NAD(P)-dependent oxidoreductase — protein sequence MSSPGTALVTGATAGIGLEFAHQLARRGHDLVLVARDVERLEKVAAELRATGVEVEVLAADLADRDELAAVELRLADPDRPVELLVNNAGFGLKGRFLDNDVDAEQAMLDVLVTAVMRLSHAALRAQAARGRGGVVNVSSVAAFLPRGTYSAAKAWVNQFGRWAAAEYRAAGVTVTTLCPGFTTTEFHQRMGVRRGSGFLWLEPEHVVAKALADFDRGVVISVPGAQYRVITTATRLLPSRALQAFQSMGRR from the coding sequence ATGTCGTCCCCCGGAACCGCCCTCGTCACCGGTGCCACCGCCGGCATCGGCCTGGAGTTCGCCCACCAGCTCGCCCGCCGCGGCCACGACCTGGTCCTGGTCGCCCGCGACGTCGAACGGCTCGAGAAGGTCGCCGCCGAGCTGCGCGCCACCGGCGTCGAGGTCGAGGTGCTGGCCGCCGACCTCGCCGACCGCGACGAGCTGGCGGCCGTCGAGCTGCGCCTGGCCGACCCCGACCGCCCGGTCGAGCTGCTGGTCAACAACGCCGGCTTCGGGCTCAAGGGCAGGTTCCTCGACAACGACGTCGACGCCGAGCAGGCGATGCTCGACGTGCTGGTCACGGCCGTGATGCGGCTCTCGCACGCCGCGCTCCGGGCGCAGGCGGCGCGCGGCCGCGGTGGGGTCGTCAACGTCTCCAGCGTCGCCGCGTTCCTCCCGCGCGGGACCTACTCCGCTGCCAAGGCGTGGGTCAACCAGTTCGGCCGGTGGGCTGCCGCGGAGTACCGGGCGGCCGGGGTCACGGTGACGACGCTGTGCCCGGGCTTCACGACCACGGAGTTCCACCAGCGGATGGGCGTACGCCGTGGCAGCGGGTTCCTGTGGCTCGAGCCGGAGCACGTCGTGGCGAAGGCGCTGGCCGACTTCGACCGCGGCGTCGTGATCTCCGTCCCGGGCGCGCAGTACCGCGTCATCACCACCGCCACCCGCCTCCTCCCCTCCCGGGCGCTCCAGGCCTTCCAGTCGATGGGTCGTCGCTGA
- a CDS encoding DUF6758 family protein: protein MRLTGSCPRCRLPMDGDRDECPVHGAQPRLWRPRVPAYEAFAEHLRTAGRFPTLLPWPLSPGWSVSDFGVVVDGADRTLATVTCCSGTTEVDGRVDVLVVAEEAGVGLGGRCAGLPGADPGADFGQGPPAARLRVGSQSVPVWPVSTSHAAGDLDRSVVAGEADGRWLWLVMHPASAILLLQEEWLLRDVSGIGPPLVELPFSGPGPDW from the coding sequence ATGCGCCTCACCGGCTCCTGTCCCCGGTGCCGACTCCCGATGGACGGCGACCGGGACGAGTGCCCCGTCCACGGTGCGCAGCCGCGGCTCTGGCGGCCCCGGGTCCCGGCGTACGAGGCTTTCGCCGAGCACCTGCGCACGGCTGGCCGCTTCCCGACGTTGCTGCCCTGGCCGCTGAGTCCCGGCTGGTCGGTGTCCGACTTCGGCGTCGTCGTCGACGGTGCGGATCGGACCCTGGCGACGGTGACCTGCTGCAGCGGCACGACCGAGGTCGACGGTCGGGTGGACGTGCTCGTCGTGGCGGAGGAGGCGGGAGTAGGGCTCGGGGGCCGCTGCGCCGGGCTGCCGGGTGCGGACCCGGGGGCCGACTTCGGCCAAGGGCCGCCGGCTGCGCGGCTGCGGGTAGGAAGCCAGTCGGTCCCGGTGTGGCCGGTGTCGACCAGTCACGCCGCCGGTGACCTCGACCGGTCCGTGGTCGCGGGGGAGGCGGACGGGCGCTGGCTGTGGCTCGTGATGCACCCCGCGTCCGCGATCCTGCTGCTGCAGGAGGAGTGGCTGCTGAGGGACGTCTCCGGGATCGGTCCGCCGCTGGTGGAGCTGCCCTTCTCCGGCCCGGGGCCCGACTGGTAG
- a CDS encoding DUF5302 family protein, protein MANEDLKAKMRAALDKKNSDEHGVHEDGPVREKAHGSEVHGGAGPKVHRRKAGGGGS, encoded by the coding sequence GTGGCGAACGAGGACCTGAAGGCCAAGATGCGCGCGGCGCTCGACAAGAAGAACTCCGACGAGCACGGAGTCCACGAGGACGGCCCCGTGCGGGAGAAGGCGCACGGCTCGGAGGTGCACGGCGGGGCCGGCCCCAAGGTCCACCGCCGCAAGGCCGGCGGGGGCGGTTCCTGA
- a CDS encoding MaoC family dehydratase: MQFGRSYEEFEVGATYKHWPGKTVTEYDDHLFCLLTMNHHPLHLDVHYAGETTQFGRNVVVGNYVYSILLGMSVPDISGKAIANLEIESLRHVAPTFHGDTLYGETTVLDKWESTSKDDRGVVHVETIGYNQDGTVVCIFRRKVMVPKRNYLEARGGEQPGRPVPQPDKNWPGPQGS; the protein is encoded by the coding sequence ATGCAGTTCGGGCGCAGCTATGAGGAGTTCGAGGTCGGTGCGACCTACAAGCACTGGCCGGGCAAGACGGTCACCGAGTACGACGACCACCTGTTCTGCCTGCTCACGATGAACCACCACCCCCTCCACCTCGACGTGCACTACGCGGGGGAGACCACCCAGTTCGGTCGGAACGTGGTCGTGGGCAACTACGTCTACTCGATCCTGCTCGGCATGAGCGTGCCCGACATCTCCGGGAAGGCGATCGCCAACCTCGAGATCGAGTCGCTGCGCCACGTCGCCCCGACCTTCCACGGCGACACGCTCTACGGCGAGACGACCGTGCTCGACAAGTGGGAGTCGACCTCGAAGGACGACCGCGGCGTGGTGCACGTGGAGACCATCGGCTACAACCAGGACGGCACCGTGGTGTGCATCTTCCGCCGCAAGGTCATGGTTCCCAAGCGGAACTACCTCGAGGCCCGAGGCGGCGAGCAGCCCGGACGCCCCGTCCCGCAGCCGGACAAGAACTGGCCCGGCCCGCAGGGGTCCTGA